The following coding sequences lie in one Mycoplasma crocodyli MP145 genomic window:
- a CDS encoding segregation/condensation protein A, with the protein MEQQFFNDSYNIKLDDFDGPLDLLLSLVQDKKVDIMTINLAELATQYLEIINNLKESQIDIAGDYLVMAATLIQIKARMLLKEPEEVDEELEEDSRAILQRLAEYQQFKEVSGSLRENELLRKDIFIKKPSTLEEYIVDKDSSKLDGNSNPYQLINVLRKMFERMYALRLRRTKLETFTLTPKDQEAYIKDLFLKYENVTFEMIFTLPSLNHFVITLVALLDLARKQEILITQTSQFGEILINKGPEYEK; encoded by the coding sequence ATGGAACAACAATTTTTCAATGACTCTTATAATATTAAGCTTGATGATTTTGATGGACCATTAGACTTATTATTGAGTCTTGTCCAAGATAAAAAAGTTGATATTATGACTATTAATTTAGCTGAATTAGCAACTCAATATTTAGAAATAATTAATAACTTAAAGGAAAGTCAAATTGATATAGCTGGTGATTATTTAGTCATGGCTGCTACATTAATTCAAATTAAAGCAAGAATGCTTCTAAAGGAACCTGAAGAAGTTGATGAGGAACTTGAAGAAGATAGTAGAGCAATCTTACAAAGATTAGCTGAATATCAACAATTCAAAGAAGTCAGTGGTTCATTGAGAGAAAATGAACTTCTGAGAAAAGATATTTTTATTAAAAAACCAAGCACTTTAGAAGAATACATAGTTGATAAAGATAGTTCTAAACTCGATGGAAATTCAAACCCATATCAACTTATAAATGTATTAAGAAAAATGTTTGAAAGAATGTATGCTCTTAGGTTAAGAAGAACAAAACTTGAAACCTTTACTCTTACACCAAAGGATCAAGAAGCTTACATAAAAGATCTTTTCTTAAAATATGAAAATGTGACTTTTGAAATGATTTTTACATTGCCTTCACTGAATCACTTTGTAATTACTTTAGTAGCATTGCTTGATTTAGCAAGAAAACAAGAAATATTAATAACTCAAACTAGCCAATTTGGCGAAATATTAATAAATAAAGGACCAGAATATGAAAAATAA
- a CDS encoding YihY/virulence factor BrkB family protein, protein MRSSDRNIYKKYYKSFKKEDKQYKKDLKKQRFFPNIVWPNLIKINLYEIIIKFIIKLILYATYFWTFRKSKEKMNAMINRAYIKFSSREFIFIPAASSFYLLVSFVPVIIMNYLILSLFNFASVQNIFNRYFLDIILPKMIPGIETVISFLTTELNGTQAIISLIFLAVTCLWVSSAGYGKIIASQNYIYNHKYLGTNLGNRLKGLIVVLIIAILLSFTVIFTMGLDIMISGYEILNKKVDHNSTIVLFIINSFLFLYLGFILLFKYSPSFKLTFRSINSGALIASIPTWLLVSIFASIAKISDFNKYGPLGIFMYLSIFISMFTYFMYLGIIVNEAYFKTFISQRTEQKKTLFKF, encoded by the coding sequence ATGAGAAGTTCAGATAGAAATATTTATAAGAAATATTATAAATCATTCAAAAAAGAAGATAAACAATATAAGAAAGACCTCAAAAAACAAAGATTCTTTCCTAATATTGTTTGACCTAATTTAATTAAAATAAACCTATATGAAATTATTATTAAGTTCATAATTAAATTAATTCTTTATGCTACTTACTTTTGAACATTCAGGAAAAGTAAGGAAAAAATGAATGCAATGATTAACCGTGCTTACATTAAATTTTCATCTCGTGAATTCATTTTTATACCAGCAGCGAGTTCATTTTATTTATTAGTCTCTTTTGTTCCTGTTATTATTATGAATTATTTAATACTTAGTTTATTTAATTTCGCCAGTGTTCAAAACATATTTAATAGATATTTTCTAGACATCATATTACCTAAAATGATTCCTGGTATTGAAACTGTTATTTCTTTTTTAACAACTGAATTAAATGGAACACAAGCCATTATTTCACTTATATTTCTTGCTGTAACTTGTTTGTGAGTTTCTAGTGCTGGATATGGGAAAATAATAGCTTCACAAAATTATATTTATAATCATAAGTATCTAGGAACTAATTTAGGAAATAGATTGAAAGGATTGATTGTAGTCCTTATAATAGCAATACTTCTTTCATTTACTGTTATATTTACAATGGGTTTAGATATAATGATTTCTGGTTATGAAATATTGAATAAAAAAGTTGATCATAATTCAACAATAGTACTATTCATCATAAATTCATTTTTATTCTTATATCTAGGTTTTATCTTGCTATTTAAATATTCACCTTCTTTTAAATTAACGTTTAGAAGTATTAATTCAGGTGCATTAATTGCAAGTATTCCTACATGATTATTAGTTTCGATATTTGCTTCGATAGCTAAAATATCTGATTTTAATAAATATGGACCACTAGGAATATTTATGTACTTATCAATTTTTATAAGTATGTTTACATACTTTATGTATCTAGGAATAATAGTTAATGAAGCTTATTTTAAAACATTTATTTCGCAAAGAACAGAACAAAAAAAGACACTTTTCAAATTTTAA
- a CDS encoding 4'-phosphopantetheinyl transferase superfamily protein translates to MVGIDLVKVSRFNNKTDEFVKKILSDYEQKIFKEVHPDKKPLFLARAWALKEAIFKADNSQADFSKIVVYKKDNKWCSNGFELSISHEGSLLIAIAIKKGKNEC, encoded by the coding sequence ATGGTTGGAATAGATTTGGTAAAAGTATCACGTTTTAATAATAAAACTGATGAATTTGTAAAAAAAATTTTGAGTGATTATGAGCAAAAAATATTTAAAGAAGTACATCCTGATAAAAAACCTCTTTTTTTAGCAAGAGCATGAGCACTTAAAGAAGCGATATTCAAAGCAGATAATTCGCAAGCTGATTTTAGTAAAATAGTAGTTTATAAAAAAGATAATAAATGATGTAGTAATGGATTTGAATTATCCATTTCTCACGAAGGTAGTTTATTAATTGCTATAGCAATAAAGAAAGGAAAAAATGAATGTTAA
- the gatB gene encoding Asp-tRNA(Asn)/Glu-tRNA(Gln) amidotransferase subunit GatB yields MNNFEVIIGVEIHVELNTKTKMFSPAKNDFNAPPNTTFNQIDIAYPGTLPLLNKQAVIDAIMLAKALNMKIDDEMHFDRKNYFYTDLPKGYQITQFFKPIGSEGVLEIELDDNSTKQVKIERIHLEEDTARQNHDQNETKIDYNRCGVPLIEIVTHPVLRSAQEAVKYVEMIRKIVLYLGISDAKLEEGSLRADINISLRPKGYNGFGTKVEIKNMNSLNNIKKAIEFEIADQYAKINKGIKILQQTKRFDVVSNSTIPMRDKTTGVEYKYFPDPNIPIIKLSQEFIKNIKLPELPHQKMERYKKLNLNDIYLNLLINNLELSKYFDSIPYYDKEKLSKVFFAEVVSLSNQLNIPVEKLNIKVEHLAQAMDLLDKEIISGKSLKKLITLLPNYDSDLENLLLENNLKQITDESIIKDMINKIIEQNPNAISEYLTRPERAMKFILGNVMKVSNGQVSPIISDKVAKELLDEKFR; encoded by the coding sequence ATGAATAATTTCGAAGTAATTATTGGTGTTGAAATTCATGTTGAATTAAACACAAAAACTAAAATGTTTTCACCAGCAAAAAATGATTTCAATGCACCTCCAAACACAACATTTAATCAAATTGATATAGCTTATCCGGGAACTCTTCCTTTGTTGAATAAACAAGCGGTTATTGATGCTATTATGTTGGCTAAAGCTCTTAACATGAAAATTGATGACGAAATGCACTTTGATAGAAAGAATTATTTCTATACAGACCTTCCAAAAGGGTACCAAATTACACAATTTTTTAAACCAATAGGTTCAGAAGGAGTTCTTGAAATTGAATTAGATGATAATTCAACTAAACAAGTAAAAATCGAAAGAATTCACCTAGAAGAAGATACTGCTAGACAAAATCATGATCAAAACGAAACAAAAATTGATTACAATCGTTGTGGTGTTCCACTTATTGAAATAGTTACACATCCCGTTTTAAGAAGTGCACAAGAAGCTGTTAAGTATGTTGAAATGATTAGAAAAATTGTTCTATATTTAGGAATTTCTGATGCAAAACTTGAAGAGGGTTCTTTAAGAGCTGACATCAACATTTCACTTAGACCAAAAGGTTATAATGGTTTTGGAACTAAAGTTGAAATTAAAAACATGAACTCACTCAATAATATTAAAAAAGCAATTGAATTTGAAATAGCAGATCAATATGCAAAAATAAATAAAGGTATAAAAATTTTACAACAAACAAAGAGATTTGATGTTGTTTCGAATTCAACTATACCAATGAGAGATAAGACAACAGGAGTTGAATATAAATACTTTCCTGATCCAAACATTCCTATAATAAAATTATCTCAAGAATTTATTAAGAATATAAAACTTCCTGAATTACCACATCAAAAAATGGAAAGATATAAGAAGTTGAATCTTAATGACATTTATTTAAATCTATTAATCAATAATCTTGAATTATCTAAATATTTTGATTCAATTCCTTATTATGATAAAGAAAAACTTTCAAAAGTTTTCTTTGCAGAAGTGGTTTCCCTTTCTAATCAACTAAACATACCTGTTGAAAAACTTAATATAAAAGTTGAACATCTAGCTCAAGCGATGGACTTACTGGATAAAGAAATTATATCTGGTAAATCACTTAAGAAATTAATAACTTTATTACCTAATTATGATTCTGATTTAGAAAATTTACTTCTTGAAAATAATTTAAAACAAATCACTGATGAATCTATAATTAAAGATATGATAAACAAAATAATAGAACAAAATCCAAATGCTATTTCTGAATATTTAACTAGACCAGAAAGAGCAATGAAATTCATATTAGGAAATGTTATGAAAGTTTCTAATGGACAAGTTTCACCAATTATTTCCGATAAAGTTGCAAAGGAGCTTCTAGATGAGAAGTTCAGATAG
- a CDS encoding RluA family pseudouridine synthase codes for MKTIIATSNDAGRTLYKLITKYLDNVPLSRIEKLFRKKDIKVNGIRTNQKDYTIAFNDQIEIYGLIDIKKEEAPLISSFSFKKIYEDNNILIIDKPNGIEVHSSPNCLDNQVLAYLKFKQVDSFKPSHVGRLDKETSGIMLYAKNYQALKYLNDNMENIIKTYTFKSDFNEESKDVELYLYKDEDKKRMAASFTKVPYSKLSKTHFYLESNKKYATLSSGRKHQIRVSLMKLGKPIYGDFKYGGKKAGRLMLHCLQIKFQQLEGEFKYLNELEFLSQPKW; via the coding sequence ATGAAAACAATAATAGCAACAAGTAACGATGCAGGAAGAACACTTTATAAATTAATTACAAAATACTTAGATAATGTTCCACTTAGCAGAATAGAAAAATTATTTAGAAAAAAAGATATAAAGGTAAATGGTATAAGAACTAACCAAAAAGACTACACCATAGCTTTTAATGACCAAATAGAAATATATGGATTAATAGATATAAAAAAGGAAGAAGCTCCTTTGATTTCATCTTTTTCATTTAAGAAAATTTACGAAGATAACAATATTTTAATAATTGATAAGCCTAACGGAATAGAAGTTCACTCTTCACCAAATTGCCTTGACAATCAAGTTTTGGCTTACTTAAAATTTAAGCAAGTGGATAGTTTTAAACCAAGTCATGTTGGTAGATTAGATAAAGAAACATCTGGAATTATGCTTTATGCAAAAAACTATCAAGCCTTAAAATACTTGAATGATAATATGGAAAACATAATTAAAACTTATACTTTTAAAAGTGATTTTAATGAAGAAAGTAAAGATGTTGAACTATATTTATACAAAGATGAGGACAAAAAAAGAATGGCTGCTTCTTTTACAAAAGTTCCATATTCAAAACTTTCAAAAACACATTTTTATTTAGAAAGTAATAAAAAATATGCAACATTAAGCAGTGGTAGAAAACATCAAATAAGAGTTTCGTTAATGAAATTAGGAAAACCAATTTATGGTGATTTTAAATATGGCGGTAAAAAAGCAGGAAGACTTATGCTACATTGTTTACAGATAAAATTTCAACAACTTGAAGGTGAATTTAAATATCTTAATGAACTTGAATTTTTAAGTCAACCAAAATGATAG
- a CDS encoding Asp-tRNA(Asn)/Glu-tRNA(Gln) amidotransferase subunit GatC: MKQEINKEKLKEIVKSLMLKPSKDVIDGIILDWNELQYNLAILNKINTEGVEPMSHINETPIVDFFRDDVVVNFGISKSEMLSNASQKDSDFVITKKVVK, encoded by the coding sequence ATGAAACAAGAAATAAACAAAGAAAAGTTAAAAGAAATAGTTAAAAGTTTAATGCTAAAACCTTCTAAAGATGTTATTGATGGAATAATTTTAGATTGAAATGAACTTCAATATAATTTAGCAATTTTAAATAAGATTAACACCGAAGGTGTTGAGCCGATGAGTCATATCAACGAAACTCCAATTGTAGATTTTTTTAGAGACGATGTAGTAGTTAATTTTGGTATTTCAAAAAGTGAAATGCTTAGTAATGCTTCTCAAAAGGATAGTGATTTTGTTATTACTAAAAAGGTGGTTAAATAA
- a CDS encoding lysophospholipid acyltransferase family protein — translation MNVKFKKVVFLLPWMMRFRKINSTARKYRKTPDLIEPVTRSKMIMNYSKKFLKLNNVQLLVEGYENLPDKGGVLLTPNHKSNIDPAAIIAALEYHGEDTSIPFKIPTFIAKKELLKKRIMRNILSVIDTYAIDRENFRESMETLYEFGQFVKTNRTFGIVFPEGTRVDETDELGEFKGGAFKLAQKEFMPIIPVTIKNSRTALDKGRKGKLLVTVIFHKPIKPLTFITQDTKSIATRVKTIVESEL, via the coding sequence ATGAATGTTAAATTTAAAAAAGTAGTTTTTTTACTACCTTGAATGATGCGCTTTAGAAAAATTAATTCAACTGCGAGAAAATATAGAAAAACACCTGATCTGATTGAACCTGTAACCAGATCTAAAATGATAATGAATTACTCAAAGAAGTTTCTAAAACTTAATAATGTTCAATTGTTGGTCGAAGGTTATGAAAATTTACCTGATAAAGGCGGAGTTCTACTAACTCCAAACCATAAATCTAACATTGACCCAGCAGCAATAATTGCAGCATTAGAATATCACGGAGAAGATACATCAATTCCATTTAAAATTCCAACTTTTATTGCAAAAAAAGAATTATTAAAGAAAAGAATTATGAGAAATATTCTTTCGGTAATTGACACATATGCAATTGATAGAGAAAATTTTAGAGAAAGTATGGAAACACTTTATGAGTTTGGTCAATTTGTAAAAACTAATAGAACATTCGGAATAGTTTTTCCTGAAGGAACAAGAGTTGATGAAACTGATGAACTTGGTGAGTTTAAAGGTGGTGCCTTTAAACTTGCTCAAAAAGAATTTATGCCTATTATTCCAGTTACTATAAAAAATAGTAGAACAGCCTTAGACAAAGGTAGAAAAGGAAAATTACTAGTAACAGTAATCTTTCATAAACCAATTAAACCATTAACTTTTATTACTCAGGATACTAAGTCAATAGCAACAAGAGTAAAAACCATAGTGGAAAGCGAATTATAA
- the gltX gene encoding glutamate--tRNA ligase: MNKVRTRYAPSPTGYLHIGGARTALFCYLFAKHFNGDFIFRLEDTDVKRNVADGEKSQLENLAWLGIIPDESPFKKARGISAYRQSEKLDRYLEIAHDLIDKGFAYKAYDTTDELQAQKDESDAKGIPSFRYNKNWLKLSASEISKRDKNKEYSIRLRMPDNVVYEWDDIVRGKISFNSNDLGDWVIYKSDGYPTYNFAVVVDDYDMKITHVLRGEEHIGNTPKQLALYDMLKWSKPQFGHLTIITNMEGQKLSKRDTSLKQFIEDYKNEGYSSQGVFNFLALLGWTSADAEELMDKEELILKFDPTRLSKSPSKFDISKMQWFSKQYIKTLDNEIIYNELEFEKNKKFSKDWFLLFIDTFKQSVYTLNQIKEHLDLYENINKTEVQIPSEDYVVVKEFVKNLDLENFTIENIQNAINLTQSNLQIKGKKLFMPIRLATTYIEHGPELAKAIYLFGKDVILERIKKWK; encoded by the coding sequence TACAGACGTTAAAAGAAATGTAGCGGATGGAGAAAAAAGTCAACTTGAAAATTTAGCATGATTAGGAATAATTCCGGATGAAAGCCCGTTTAAAAAAGCGCGTGGAATTAGTGCATATAGACAAAGCGAAAAATTAGATAGATATTTAGAAATAGCACACGATTTGATTGATAAAGGATTTGCTTATAAAGCTTATGACACTACAGATGAATTGCAAGCTCAAAAGGATGAATCTGATGCTAAAGGAATTCCTTCTTTTAGATACAATAAAAATTGATTAAAGCTTTCAGCAAGTGAAATAAGTAAACGTGATAAGAATAAAGAGTATTCAATCCGTCTTAGGATGCCTGATAATGTTGTCTATGAATGAGATGATATTGTTCGTGGTAAAATCTCATTTAATTCAAATGATTTAGGAGACTGAGTTATATACAAATCAGATGGTTATCCAACATATAATTTTGCAGTAGTTGTTGATGATTACGATATGAAAATTACTCATGTTTTAAGAGGTGAAGAACATATTGGTAATACTCCAAAACAACTAGCTTTATATGATATGTTGAAATGAAGTAAACCTCAGTTTGGCCACTTAACAATTATTACAAATATGGAAGGTCAAAAACTTTCAAAAAGAGACACTTCGCTTAAACAATTTATTGAAGATTACAAAAATGAGGGATATAGCTCACAAGGTGTTTTCAATTTTTTAGCATTATTGGGTTGAACTTCTGCTGATGCTGAAGAATTAATGGATAAAGAAGAATTAATATTAAAATTTGATCCTACAAGATTATCAAAGTCCCCATCAAAATTTGATATTTCGAAAATGCAATGATTTTCAAAACAATATATTAAAACCTTAGACAATGAAATTATTTATAACGAATTAGAATTTGAAAAGAATAAAAAATTCAGCAAAGACTGATTCTTACTATTTATCGATACATTTAAACAAAGTGTTTATACACTAAATCAAATTAAAGAACACTTAGATTTATATGAAAATATAAATAAAACAGAAGTTCAAATTCCTTCAGAAGATTATGTAGTGGTTAAGGAATTTGTAAAAAATTTAGATTTAGAAAATTTTACAATTGAAAATATACAAAACGCTATAAATCTTACTCAAAGTAATTTACAAATTAAAGGTAAAAAGCTTTTTATGCCCATTAGATTAGCAACAACTTATATTGAACATGGACCTGAATTAGCAAAAGCAATTTACCTATTTGGTAAAGATGTGATTTTAGAAAGGATAAAAAAATGAAAATAA
- the scpB gene encoding SMC-Scp complex subunit ScpB encodes MKNKIIEALLYVQGDEGLTLEQVKELFGLNTIGEAKKIMNDFYKAYNESDGALKVVVFNEVYKLATRETYKDYVSKLVNVVRKTRLSNAAIEVAGIVAYKQPVTRSQVSYIRGVASDQVMASLIEKGVIEQVGVSPTPGNPILYGITNKFYDYFRIKTLAELPKLSEFSFVDSTDHGQDEFDLFGSQRDE; translated from the coding sequence ATGAAAAATAAAATAATTGAAGCTCTCTTATATGTTCAAGGTGATGAAGGATTAACACTAGAACAAGTAAAAGAATTGTTTGGACTCAATACAATAGGTGAAGCTAAAAAAATAATGAATGATTTTTACAAAGCCTATAACGAGTCTGATGGAGCTCTAAAAGTTGTTGTATTTAATGAGGTATATAAATTAGCAACAAGAGAAACATATAAAGATTATGTTTCAAAACTAGTAAATGTTGTAAGAAAAACGCGTTTATCTAATGCAGCAATTGAAGTAGCTGGAATAGTAGCATACAAACAACCTGTAACAAGATCTCAAGTTTCATATATACGTGGTGTAGCATCAGATCAAGTAATGGCTAGTCTTATTGAAAAAGGAGTTATTGAACAAGTTGGTGTTTCGCCAACTCCTGGTAACCCTATTTTATATGGAATAACAAATAAATTCTATGATTACTTCAGAATTAAAACTTTAGCAGAATTGCCAAAATTAAGTGAGTTTAGTTTTGTTGATAGTACAGATCATGGACAAGATGAATTTGACTTATTTGGAAGTCAAAGAGATGAATAA
- a CDS encoding amidase family protein, which translates to MSLKIINQGNYSAALKELKDDKNNSVCWINNQTFSSLKGALNNCIFTIKDVFATSFAPTQASSKLLENFKPSYNATVVEKLINTGAFPIAKVHSDELALGGTGTFSAFGLVKNKLDDKRLSGGSSSGSVSTFTNNISFALASDTGDSVRLPASYNGCVGFKPSYGAISRYGMFAYSSSLDTVSYFAHNVNDISIISQCAYGQDSLDMTSVNVKIDNIKKTKPKKVAFLDVTNHLKEYVKKSYLKAFEKIKDDNITVEMVKIDEDLLKSIKPVYDIVSYSEASSNLANLTGIGFGKREEGQDWEEIMTNTRSKNLGKMVQRRLSLGSYYLYSENQKDVFLKAQKVRRVIKNYYTNLHDKFDLIIYPASADIAPLIDEKYNNSYMDYILTGANLVGNPSLSIPLGSYKNMPYNLTIDSKIYNDEKLLSYSLHIEELLGGKHE; encoded by the coding sequence ATGTCGTTAAAAATTATTAACCAAGGTAATTATTCGGCAGCATTAAAAGAATTAAAAGATGACAAAAATAATTCTGTTTGTTGAATAAACAATCAAACTTTTTCAAGTTTAAAAGGTGCTTTAAATAATTGTATTTTTACCATTAAAGATGTGTTTGCAACATCATTTGCACCAACGCAAGCCTCTTCAAAATTACTAGAAAATTTCAAACCTTCTTATAATGCTACTGTTGTTGAAAAATTGATAAACACTGGTGCTTTTCCGATTGCGAAAGTTCACAGTGACGAATTAGCTTTAGGCGGAACAGGAACATTTAGTGCATTTGGTTTGGTCAAAAATAAATTAGATGATAAAAGACTTTCTGGTGGTTCTTCATCGGGTTCTGTTTCAACATTTACCAATAACATTTCATTTGCTTTGGCTAGTGATACTGGAGACAGTGTTAGACTTCCTGCTTCATACAATGGTTGCGTAGGATTCAAACCATCTTATGGTGCCATTTCAAGATATGGAATGTTTGCCTACTCGTCTTCACTAGATACAGTTTCTTATTTTGCTCACAATGTAAATGATATATCAATAATTTCCCAATGTGCCTATGGTCAAGACTCATTAGATATGACATCAGTTAATGTTAAGATTGATAATATTAAAAAAACTAAACCAAAAAAAGTAGCTTTTTTAGATGTTACAAATCACCTGAAAGAATATGTCAAAAAATCTTATTTAAAAGCATTTGAAAAAATTAAAGATGATAATATAACTGTTGAAATGGTTAAAATTGATGAAGATCTACTTAAATCAATTAAGCCGGTATATGACATAGTTTCTTACTCTGAAGCGTCATCAAATCTTGCTAATTTAACAGGAATTGGATTTGGAAAAAGAGAAGAAGGTCAAGATTGAGAAGAAATTATGACTAATACTAGATCTAAAAATCTAGGAAAAATGGTACAAAGAAGATTGTCGTTAGGAAGTTATTATTTATATAGTGAAAATCAAAAAGATGTGTTTTTAAAAGCTCAAAAAGTTAGAAGAGTAATTAAGAACTACTATACTAATTTGCATGATAAATTTGATTTAATTATTTATCCAGCTTCGGCTGATATAGCGCCATTGATAGATGAAAAATATAACAATAGTTATATGGATTATATTTTAACTGGTGCAAATCTAGTTGGTAATCCTTCTTTGAGTATCCCACTTGGCAGTTACAAGAATATGCCTTACAATTTAACAATTGATTCTAAAATATATAATGATGAAAAATTACTTTCATATTCATTACATATAGAAGAATTGTTAGGAGGAAAACATGAATAA